CTTCCTTTTCAGCTTTCTCCTCTTTAGGAATAGTTTCTAACTGTTCTGTCATGATGCTCCTATCATCATCTGTGGATCAAAGCAAACcatgacaacaacaaaacaacaaaaacattagTAACAAATGTACAAAATCCTTCATCTATTTCACAAACTGCAAATTAAAGAGATAAAgggacatttttaaaggattaaatgaaaaaaaattttccattaGGTTATTGGATTTTATTTGGGAGtagataattaaagaaaataatgcacaCCTTGAGTGTCCACCCAGAGGCTGTCTGCATCCATGATGGAGTCATCAATGGTGGTCTCGTCTTTGTAATCATCATAGGTTTCTGTCTTGTATTCCGAGAGTGCAACCTCTTCTCTCTCAGGGGAAGCCGGAGCCTCTGGGGAGCCGTCCTTGGGTTCTGCCTGGGCTTCAGCTGCCTCTTTGACTTCGAGCTCTTCTTCGGCATGAGGGGATGGTCTCCTCTCCACCTCAGGCTGCTCTAGAGCCGCAAAACGCACGCTGTGGGAACCCGACTCCCCCTCATCAGTTGTGGTTTGCACTACAGTGATGAAATCATCCTCGATGGTTACAACGGACTCAATCACTCCTTTGTGTTCACCTGGGCAGGTCTCCACGAAttcctctctgacacctgggatGCCCAGGTCGGTAATCTGAAGAGTGTCTGAGCGAAAGAGCAGTTTATCATATTCTCCCCGGGCTTCTATCTCTTCTtcctcactctgagcctctgctggTTCAGCTGAGACGGCTTCGGGCAGTGGCTCTGTGACGTCAGAGGGTGTAATAGATATGTCTGGAgtctctttgctttcttctttcggCAGCTGAATAAACTCCATCTGGACATCAGCTCCCTCCTCTGGGGCTGCATCAGCCTCCGAAACAGCAGGTGCACAAGGTATTTCCACTGACAATTTGATGGCAATCTCGTCCTGGATTAGAGAAGACTCTGGGGATGTTTCCTTCTTGCCCTCATCGGCTTTCAAGGACTCCATGGTGAGGCTTTCATGCTCACCGCTGGACTCATAGGACTCCTCTTTGTCTACAGCCTCCTGATGCACCAAGTCAGGCTTGGCTACCTTCTCTTTGACTTCCGTTTCACTGACTTTGGCACCTTCTTTCACTTGGCAAGGCTCAACACCCATGAACACATCTGCCTCCTGAGGTGCTGTGGAGGAGGGAGTCAGGTCCTGTGGAGCTTCAGGTTGAAGCTCTGTTGCTTTTGCAGCATCTACATTTAGCCCTGCCGCCATCTGTCCAAAGTCACTGATTTTAACATCTAATTGACTCTGGTCAGCTTTCTGTGCTGCAAAATCCAGTTCTGATTCAGCTTTTTTGGGTGGTTCTACCTCAGCTACCTCTGGCACTGAACTAAgacctttctctgctttctcagccACGAGAGGTGATGCATCCTTTGAAACTGTCGGTTCTTTGGCCAGAGCCTGCTCGTGGGTTACTCCTGCTCCAAATGATTCAACTTCATCACCAGCCTCTTCTGCTTCCTTGGCCTGTTCTTTTGACTCAGCGTGTTCTTCGCTTTTTTCTAGTACAGTATCCAGCTTATCATTAGCTTTCCTCTCCTGATCCAATTCCCTGGCCAGTCCCGATCTGTCACCAGAGATATGAGGGGGAGCTTCTTTCTCAGCACTTAACTCATCTTTGACTCTTCCGGCAGCTGCTAGTTTTACTTCAATCAGTGAAAGGTCTGTGGCCAAATCTCTCCGCACTTTATCATCTGCGCCCTCGTAAAAGGAGCCACTCTCCCCGGATAAATTCTCACTGTCTTGAACAGGTGATGGGAGTGGGACCGtgtatttattgaacacacaGTAGCCCAGGTCTTCGAGCTGACTGTCCGTTTTAACAATGACGTGGTTTTCATCAGTGACAGGGGGCAAGCCAGTGCTACTCTCTTCAACCACAGTCTCTGAGGGGACTGATTTCCTCCTGGCCACCTCAGCATCTGCGCTCACGGAAGCTAATCTTGACCTTGTGCCCGCCAGATCCAGCATTTCAGGCAGGTCAGGGGCCATGACAGTGCCATTTTTGTAATAGTCTTTGGCTAGGAAAGGTGACTCACAGGACGTCTCGACTTGAGTACTTTCCTCTCCAGTAGCTTTTTCATCCTCTACtcgtttttcttcctctttgctttctgTTGGGAAGCAAGGGGCTTTCTCTAACGCAGGTGTTGTGGCTGGAAGGTAATCATCCCCTTCGTCCATGCTTCCACTAGTGTTGGTTAGAATATCAGAAGCCAGAGGGGAAAGATCGTGCCCCCGACCAAAGTTAAATCCAAGGGCGATGGAGTCCAGGCAAGACATGGGCAAATTGATTGACATGCTTCTTTGTTCTATTGCGGACCTACCACCAAGTCCTAAACTCCTGCTTAGTGTCAAATCGTCCTTATTCTTACTGTGGAGATCTCTTTTCTCCCCATACACTTTTGGATCAATAGTGAACATTCTTTCTTGAGGAGAACTGGGTTCTTCAGGTAAATCAGATGGATAGCTCTGAGCAAGAGTACTGTAGCCTGCTTCTTGTGCTGAAGCGCTGGGCTGggattctttctctgcctgaggCGCCTTGTCGCCATTTTTATACATGGGAGATACAGTTTCAAAAGACTCTTGGGCACTTTCTCTTGTGTCACTGAGTTCATAGTAATCACTGCCTGGTTGGATGCTTTTTGTCACTTCTTCTTTCAAGACAGATGTTTCAAAGTACTTGGACATTCCTGACTTATCTTCATAAAACGGCATATCAACATCAGCTGATGCCGCAGTGCCAGCTCCTTCAACCTTTTTATCTTTGTCAGCAACTTTTTCTTCAAAAAGGTCCTGGGTATCAGTCTTTTCACTTAGAGCAGCTGGTTCGGTCACGACCTTCTCTGGTGTCTTAGAGGTCACGGTTGAATCTGTGACAGCTTGCTCCAAGCTGACAGGGAACGAGTCCTGTTTTAATACATCTGTGGTAGGCTCTTGGcttttctgttcttcctttgGGAAAGTGTGCTCTGTGGAGGGCTGAAGTAtgcttgtttcttcctctgtcattTTTGGGGGTTTGCTCTCTTGTGGCATGGCTTTGTCAGAAACGGTTGTTTGTTCTTCAAGAGTTAGCTGAAGTTCCTTTTCGGTAAGTGTAGGTTCCTGCCCACTGAGGGTGGAGGTCTCTTTTTTTGGAACACTGTCTTGCTTTATTGcccctttttcttcctctaaaaCTTTCTCTGGGACACATTCATCCACAATCAGAATGTGAGCATCTTTGGGTGAGGTGACTGCCTCTGAGGCTGGTGCTTCTGCCATTTTGTCAGGTTTATCTTTATGGGGCTCTTCAACTGTAGAACTATCTTTGGCACTTGCTGGGCCGCTGGTTTCTTCCAGAGATTTTTTGTCACCTGGCTGTAATAGGGCAGGGGCAAAGGGTGATGCTTCTGCAACAATTTCATTCTTCATGACATCTAGAGGAAGAGTGAAGCTTCCACCCTGAAAGGGACTCGGCATGGGAGAATCAAACTGTTTCCCTTCCCATTTGGGGATATCCTCGAGTACATCTTTTTCCTTCATGGGTGTTAGGGGGCCAGGAGATACGGGAGCAACTAAACGCCACTCATCCTTTTTTGCTTCTGTCGGCATTTCAATGAACCAGTCCTTTTGCTCTTTCGCAGCTGGAGGCTCTGCAGGGAGGCCAATACCAGGGATCACCAGGCTTGGTTCTGTCTTCCGCTGCATGTCTTCTAGGCCAGCAACGAGAGTGTGCCCAAACAGAGAGGGaggtgctttttcttcttctgtgcctTGCATGTCCTTTTTATCAGGAGAAGTTTTAGTTGTCTCAGGCTGAGAAACTAAGGCAGCATGTTTAAGGTCTTCGccaggcttgctttgtttctctgactccttttccttcttgtccAGTGGCTCAGCTGCAGAGGGAGTCAACTCCTGTTGATCACGGAACTCCATCTTCAAGGCTGTAAGTAAACCTGAAGTAATTGGgttgatttttaaacaaataggCAAGTGCTTCCAGGGAGTAagcttaaaattatattttgaaatgacaaaTGAATGgtaaggtaaaaagaaaaactatggaaCATGCAAGCATGCTACCCACttaaaaaatcaatatgaaaatgtCGGGACTGAGATATATTTGTACGATTGCTAAAATGAACTTCCATTGTAAATTAATGTGCATAGGAATTGTAATAAGAGTATATTCTGAATACCCttatttcccttgttttttcTCCTAAATAGTATGTGATGTGTATTGTAGTAGAAAGAAATTTCATGTGCCTGCTACagataaatattataaattaaagaatattGAATAAGTAACATTAGGGTACAAAAGAATGTATATTAAGGACTCAGTATGGAAAAGGATTGACTTCTAATGaactttttcatgtgttttctcatttaaaagtGAATTGGCAGGCCATGGGCAGGAGGCCAATTAATTTATAATAAGTATTAATAGTTTCAATTAACTTGATCAGCAAATGCCAGGACCAATTTTGGGGGCATTGAAAGGTCACTGGCATAAATTTTTAGAAGTCATCTGAGATTAAATTTCAGGATtataagtaaatatttgctattgaCTTTATATGATATGATCTAAGAATTAATGAGTCAATTTCTACCACATATTCAAAATTCTTAATACCTAATAATTACTTAGTCTGTTTGCTAGACATAAGAAAATTTGAATTATACTGTTAATACTGGAATGTCATGTGAGTAACAAAATTTTTAAGAGTCAGTTATCAAAATCTTTCTCTCCTTGGGCATGACCTCATTTCCTGAAACATGACTGACTGGTGAGGCACTGACAGTCCTGGCTTTAGAGATGCTTTACAGAAATTAAATGACTctttcttagttttatttatttgccaaCCCAAAAGGCTTCACAGTCTCACTTGTGCTTTAAGGCAAAaggtatttcattgtggtcatTGGGGCTAAAtgtaattatctgaaaaagatttgggggaaaataatacAATTCAATCATCTCTCAAAGAGTAAGTGTATGGATCATCATTACCTTATATACTTGTGTGTCCTGTTGtaacaatagaaaagaaataatttatgaaCTTCTAATAACGGTTAGATGAATGAAAACTCAAGAGATATGGGGATGATCAAAGGGGTGGGTTGCCATGGAGAGGAAATAATATGAGAAGCATCAGCAGGAGCTTTTAAGAAACCAAACCAGTATTCATTGAAGCATATAAAATATAGCACACTGCGGTTGCAAACAAAAACGATTCTACCATTTAAGCCTCTATGTGCCAGAATCCAACTCtatgatttgaaagaaaaaaagcatatgaaCTGCTgtcccaaaaataaaaataaaaatatacatgtattagCAATGTGACTGGCAAACATTTGAGATgaggggggaggaaaaaaagctcACACAGCGTCATCAGCCTGGCTGCAAAGCGTATTGTATCATGGCAAAGGAAAACCAGGAATGGGCTGCAGCACTGGAAAACCAAGCTGCCACACAGCACCTGCACAAGCCACACTCTCTGCTCATTAAGCCTAAAACAGTGGTCTTGGGATTCTAAGAAGACGGAGTGATGGAATAGCATTGGAAAGGCATCGTTGGTAAGCTGCTGGAAAGATCATTTGCAACAAAATACATGCAAATCCTAAGAGAGACACACCTTCCTTGGCAGAGGAAGGGATTTTTACTTCTGGAGACACCTCCGTGACCTCTTTTACACTTTTCTGCTGTGGGGCCCCTGCTGGGGCACTCTCTTCGGGAACTATTTGGGCCTCCGCACTAGACTCCAGATGGCCCTCACTGAGGCCCTTGGGTTGGtctgaggcctgggccgccccaCACTCTTT
This Equus asinus isolate D_3611 breed Donkey chromosome 19, EquAss-T2T_v2, whole genome shotgun sequence DNA region includes the following protein-coding sequences:
- the MAP2 gene encoding microtubule-associated protein 2 isoform X5, which translates into the protein MADDRKDEAKAPHWTSAQLTEASAHPHPPEIKEQGGAGQALVRSANGFPYREDEEGAFGEHGPQGTYSNTKENGINGELTSADRETAEEVSARIVQVVTAEAVAVLKGEQEKEVQHKDQPAALPLAEETANLPPSPPPSPASEQTVAVAEEETLEGPEAEEEKPATLPGKECGAAQASDQPKGLSEGHLESSAEAQIVPEESAPAGAPQQKSVKEVTEVSPEVKIPSSAKEGLLTALKMEFRDQQELTPSAAEPLDKKEKESEKQSKPGEDLKHAALVSQPETTKTSPDKKDMQGTEEEKAPPSLFGHTLVAGLEDMQRKTEPSLVIPGIGLPAEPPAAKEQKDWFIEMPTEAKKDEWRLVAPVSPGPLTPMKEKDVLEDIPKWEGKQFDSPMPSPFQGGSFTLPLDVMKNEIVAEASPFAPALLQPGDKKSLEETSGPASAKDSSTVEEPHKDKPDKMAEAPASEAVTSPKDAHILIVDECVPEKVLEEEKGAIKQDSVPKKETSTLSGQEPTLTEKELQLTLEEQTTVSDKAMPQESKPPKMTEEETSILQPSTEHTFPKEEQKSQEPTTDVLKQDSFPVSLEQAVTDSTVTSKTPEKVVTEPAALSEKTDTQDLFEEKVADKDKKVEGAGTAASADVDMPFYEDKSGMSKYFETSVLKEEVTKSIQPGSDYYELSDTRESAQESFETVSPMYKNGDKAPQAEKESQPSASAQEAGYSTLAQSYPSDLPEEPSSPQERMFTIDPKVYGEKRDLHSKNKDDLTLSRSLGLGGRSAIEQRSMSINLPMSCLDSIALGFNFGRGHDLSPLASDILTNTSGSMDEGDDYLPATTPALEKAPCFPTESKEEEKRVEDEKATGEESTQVETSCESPFLAKDYYKNGTVMAPDLPEMLDLAGTRSRLASVSADAEVARRKSVPSETVVEESSTGLPPVTDENHVIVKTDSQLEDLGYCVFNKYTVPLPSPVQDSENLSGESGSFYEGADDKVRRDLATDLSLIEVKLAAAGRVKDELSAEKEAPPHISGDRSGLARELDQERKANDKLDTVLEKSEEHAESKEQAKEAEEAGDEVESFGAGVTHEQALAKEPTVSKDASPLVAEKAEKGLSSVPEVAEVEPPKKAESELDFAAQKADQSQLDVKISDFGQMAAGLNVDAAKATELQPEAPQDLTPSSTAPQEADVFMGVEPCQVKEGAKVSETEVKEKVAKPDLVHQEAVDKEESYESSGEHESLTMESLKADEGKKETSPESSLIQDEIAIKLSVEIPCAPAVSEADAAPEEGADVQMEFIQLPKEESKETPDISITPSDVTEPLPEAVSAEPAEAQSEEEEIEARGEYDKLLFRSDTLQITDLGIPGVREEFVETCPGEHKGVIESVVTIEDDFITVVQTTTDEGESGSHSVRFAALEQPEVERRPSPHAEEELEVKEAAEAQAEPKDGSPEAPASPEREEVALSEYKTETYDDYKDETTIDDSIMDADSLWVDTQDDDRSIMTEQLETIPKEEKAEKEARRPSLEKHRKEKPFKTGRGRISTPERKIAKKEPSTVSRDEVRRKKAVYKKAELAKKTEVQAHSPSRKFILKPAIKYTRPTHLSCVKRKTTAAGGESTQAPSIFKQAKDKVSNSTLSKIPALQGSTKPPRCRPACPSTTKRATFSDSFLIRPTSEGSTDHLPYSESGKKDGVTKSPEKRSSLPRPSSILPPRRGVSGDRDENSFSLNSSISSSARRTTRSEPIRRAGKSGTSTPTTPGSTAITPGTPPSYSSRTPGTPGTPSYPRTPHTPGTPKSAILVPGEKKVAIIRTPPKSPATPKQLRLINQPLPDLKNVKSKIGSTDNIKYQPKGGQVRILNKKIDFSKVQSRCGSKDNIKHSAGGGNVQIVTKKIDLSHVTSKCGSLKNIRHRPGGGRVKIESVKLDFKEKAQAKVGSLDNAHHVPGGGNVKIDSQKLNFREHAKARVDHGAEIITQSPGRSSVASPRRLSNVSSSGSINLLESPQLATLAEDVTAALAKQGL
- the MAP2 gene encoding microtubule-associated protein 2 isoform X4, with amino-acid sequence MADDRKDEAKAPHWTSAQLTEASAHPHPPEIKEQGGAGQALVRSANGFPYREDEEGAFGEHGPQGTYSNTKENGINGELTSADRETAEEVSARIVQVVTAEAVAVLKGEQEKEVQHKDQPAALPLAEETANLPPSPPPSPASEQTVAVAEEEETLEGPEAEEEKPATLPGKECGAAQASDQPKGLSEGHLESSAEAQIVPEESAPAGAPQQKSVKEVTEVSPEVKIPSSAKEGLLTALKMEFRDQQELTPSAAEPLDKKEKESEKQSKPGEDLKHAALVSQPETTKTSPDKKDMQGTEEEKAPPSLFGHTLVAGLEDMQRKTEPSLVIPGIGLPAEPPAAKEQKDWFIEMPTEAKKDEWRLVAPVSPGPLTPMKEKDVLEDIPKWEGKQFDSPMPSPFQGGSFTLPLDVMKNEIVAEASPFAPALLQPGDKKSLEETSGPASAKDSSTVEEPHKDKPDKMAEAPASEAVTSPKDAHILIVDECVPEKVLEEEKGAIKQDSVPKKETSTLSGQEPTLTEKELQLTLEEQTTVSDKAMPQESKPPKMTEEETSILQPSTEHTFPKEEQKSQEPTTDVLKQDSFPVSLEQAVTDSTVTSKTPEKVVTEPAALSEKTDTQDLFEEKVADKDKKVEGAGTAASADVDMPFYEDKSGMSKYFETSVLKEEVTKSIQPGSDYYELSDTRESAQESFETVSPMYKNGDKAPQAEKESQPSASAQEAGYSTLAQSYPSDLPEEPSSPQERMFTIDPKVYGEKRDLHSKNKDDLTLSRSLGLGGRSAIEQRSMSINLPMSCLDSIALGFNFGRGHDLSPLASDILTNTSGSMDEGDDYLPATTPALEKAPCFPTESKEEEKRVEDEKATGEESTQVETSCESPFLAKDYYKNGTVMAPDLPEMLDLAGTRSRLASVSADAEVARRKSVPSETVVEESSTGLPPVTDENHVIVKTDSQLEDLGYCVFNKYTVPLPSPVQDSENLSGESGSFYEGADDKVRRDLATDLSLIEVKLAAAGRVKDELSAEKEAPPHISGDRSGLARELDQERKANDKLDTVLEKSEEHAESKEQAKEAEEAGDEVESFGAGVTHEQALAKEPTVSKDASPLVAEKAEKGLSSVPEVAEVEPPKKAESELDFAAQKADQSQLDVKISDFGQMAAGLNVDAAKATELQPEAPQDLTPSSTAPQEADVFMGVEPCQVKEGAKVSETEVKEKVAKPDLVHQEAVDKEESYESSGEHESLTMESLKADEGKKETSPESSLIQDEIAIKLSVEIPCAPAVSEADAAPEEGADVQMEFIQLPKEESKETPDISITPSDVTEPLPEAVSAEPAEAQSEEEEIEARGEYDKLLFRSDTLQITDLGIPGVREEFVETCPGEHKGVIESVVTIEDDFITVVQTTTDEGESGSHSVRFAALEQPEVERRPSPHAEEELEVKEAAEAQAEPKDGSPEAPASPEREEVALSEYKTETYDDYKDETTIDDSIMDADSLWVDTQDDDRSIMTEQLETIPKEEKAEKEARRPSLEKHRKEKPFKTGRGRISTPERKIAKKEPSTVSRDEVRRKKAVYKKAELAKKTEVQAHSPSRKFILKPAIKYTRPTHLSCVKRKTTAAGGESTQAPSIFKQAKDKVSNSTLSKIPALQGSTKPPRCRPACPSTTKRATFSDSFLIRPTSEGSTDHLPYSESGKKDGVTKSPEKRSSLPRPSSILPPRRGVSGDRDENSFSLNSSISSSARRTTRSEPIRRAGKSGTSTPTTPGSTAITPGTPPSYSSRTPGTPGTPSYPRTPHTPGTPKSAILVPGEKKVAIIRTPPKSPATPKQLRLINQPLPDLKNVKSKIGSTDNIKYQPKGGQVRILNKKIDFSKVQSRCGSKDNIKHSAGGGNVQIVTKKIDLSHVTSKCGSLKNIRHRPGGGRVKIESVKLDFKEKAQAKVGSLDNAHHVPGGGNVKIDSQKLNFREHAKARVDHGAEIITQSPGRSSVASPRRLSNVSSSGSINLLESPQLATLAEDVTAALAKQGL
- the MAP2 gene encoding microtubule-associated protein 2 isoform X14, with amino-acid sequence MADDRKDEAKAPHWTSAQLTEASAHPHPPEIKEQGGAGQALVRSANGFPYREDEEGAFGEHGPQGTYSNTKENGINGELTSADRETAEEVSARIVQVVTAEAVAVLKGEQEKEVQHKDQPAALPLAAEETANLPPSPPPSPASEQTVAVAEEEETLEGPEAEEEKPATLPGKECGAAQASDQPKGLSEGHLESSAEAQIVPEESAPAGAPQQKSVKEVTEVSPEVKIPSSAKEGLLTALKMEFRDQQELTPSAAEPLDKKEKESEKQSKPGEDLKHAALVSQPETTKTSPDKKDMQGTEEEKAPPSLFGHTLVAGLEDMQRKTEPSLVIPGIGLPAEPPAAKEQKDWFIEMPTEAKKDEWRLVAPVSPGPLTPMKEKDVLEDIPKWEGKQFDSPMPSPFQGGSFTLPLDVMKNEIVAEASPFAPALLQPGDKKSLEETSGPASAKDSSTVEEPHKDKPDKMAEAPASEAVTSPKDAHILIVDECVPEKVLEEEKGAIKQDSVPKKETSTLSGQEPTLTEKELQLTLEEQTTVSDKAMPQESKPPKMTEEETSILQPSTEHTFPKEEQKSQEPTTDVLKQDSFPVSLEQAVTDSTVTSKTPEKVVTEPAALSEKTDTQDLFEEKVADKDKKVEGAGTAASADVDMPFYEDKSGMSKYFETSVLKEEVTKSIQPGSDYYELSDTRESAQESFETVSPMYKNGDKAPQAEKESQPSASAQEAGYSTLAQSYPSDLPEEPSSPQERMFTIDPKVYGEKRDLHSKNKDDLTLSRSLGLGGRSAIEQRSMSINLPMSCLDSIALGFNFGRGHDLSPLASDILTNTSGSMDEGDDYLPATTPALEKAPCFPTESKEEEKRVEDEKATGEESTQVETSCESPFLAKDYYKNGTVMAPDLPEMLDLAGTRSRLASVSADAEVARRKSVPSETVVEESSTGLPPVTDENHVIVKTDSQLEDLGYCVFNKYTVPLPSPVQDSENLSGESGSFYEGADDKVRRDLATDLSLIEVKLAAAGRVKDELSAEKEAPPHISGDRSGLARELDQERKANDKLDTVLEKSEEHAESKEQAKEAEEAGDEVESFGAGVTHEQALAKEPTVSKDASPLVAEKAEKGLSSVPEVAEVEPPKKAESELDFAAQKADQSQLDVKISDFGQMAAGLNVDAAKATELQPEAPQDLTPSSTAPQEADVFMGVEPCQVKEGAKVSETEVKEKVAKPDLVHQEAVDKEESYESSGEHESLTMESLKADEGKKETSPESSLIQDEIAIKLSVEIPCAPAVSEADAAPEEGADVQMEFIQLPKEESKETPDISITPSDVTEPLPEAVSAEPAEAQSEEEEIEARGEYDKLLFRSDTLQITDLGIPGVREEFVETCPGEHKGVIESVVTIEDDFITVVQTTTDEGESGSHSVRFAALEQPEVERRPSPHAEEELEVKEAAEAQAEPKDGSPEAPASPEREEVALSEYKTETYDDYKDETTIDDSIMDADSLWVDTQDDDRSIMTEQLETIPKEEKAEKEARRPSLEKHRKEKPFKTGRGRISTPERKIAKKEPSTVSRDEVRRKKAVYKKAELAKKTEVQAHSPSRKFILKPAIKYTRPTHLSCVKRKTTAAGGESTQAPSIFKQAKDKVSDGVTKSPEKRSSLPRPSSILPPRRGVSGDRDENSFSLNSSISSSARRTTRSEPIRRAGKSGTSTPTTPGSTAITPGTPPSYSSRTPGTPGTPSYPRTPHTPGTPKSAILVPGEKKVAIIRTPPKSPATPKQLRLINQPLPDLKNVKSKIGSTDNIKYQPKGGQVQIVTKKIDLSHVTSKCGSLKNIRHRPGGGRVKIESVKLDFKEKAQAKVGSLDNAHHVPGGGNVKIDSQKLNFREHAKARVDHGAEIITQSPGRSSVASPRRLSNVSSSGSINLLESPQLATLAEDVTAALAKQGL
- the MAP2 gene encoding microtubule-associated protein 2 isoform X2; translation: MADDRKDEAKAPHWTSAQLTEASAHPHPPEIKEQGGAGQALVRSANGFPYREDEEGAFGEHGPQGTYSNTKENGINGELTSADRETAEEVSARIVQVVTAEAVAVLKGEQEKEVQHKDQPAALPLAAEETANLPPSPPPSPASEQTVAVAEEETLEGPEAEEEKPATLPGKECGAAQASDQPKGLSEGHLESSAEAQIVPEESAPAGAPQQKSVKEVTEVSPEVKIPSSAKEGLLTALKMEFRDQQELTPSAAEPLDKKEKESEKQSKPGEDLKHAALVSQPETTKTSPDKKDMQGTEEEKAPPSLFGHTLVAGLEDMQRKTEPSLVIPGIGLPAEPPAAKEQKDWFIEMPTEAKKDEWRLVAPVSPGPLTPMKEKDVLEDIPKWEGKQFDSPMPSPFQGGSFTLPLDVMKNEIVAEASPFAPALLQPGDKKSLEETSGPASAKDSSTVEEPHKDKPDKMAEAPASEAVTSPKDAHILIVDECVPEKVLEEEKGAIKQDSVPKKETSTLSGQEPTLTEKELQLTLEEQTTVSDKAMPQESKPPKMTEEETSILQPSTEHTFPKEEQKSQEPTTDVLKQDSFPVSLEQAVTDSTVTSKTPEKVVTEPAALSEKTDTQDLFEEKVADKDKKVEGAGTAASADVDMPFYEDKSGMSKYFETSVLKEEVTKSIQPGSDYYELSDTRESAQESFETVSPMYKNGDKAPQAEKESQPSASAQEAGYSTLAQSYPSDLPEEPSSPQERMFTIDPKVYGEKRDLHSKNKDDLTLSRSLGLGGRSAIEQRSMSINLPMSCLDSIALGFNFGRGHDLSPLASDILTNTSGSMDEGDDYLPATTPALEKAPCFPTESKEEEKRVEDEKATGEESTQVETSCESPFLAKDYYKNGTVMAPDLPEMLDLAGTRSRLASVSADAEVARRKSVPSETVVEESSTGLPPVTDENHVIVKTDSQLEDLGYCVFNKYTVPLPSPVQDSENLSGESGSFYEGADDKVRRDLATDLSLIEVKLAAAGRVKDELSAEKEAPPHISGDRSGLARELDQERKANDKLDTVLEKSEEHAESKEQAKEAEEAGDEVESFGAGVTHEQALAKEPTVSKDASPLVAEKAEKGLSSVPEVAEVEPPKKAESELDFAAQKADQSQLDVKISDFGQMAAGLNVDAAKATELQPEAPQDLTPSSTAPQEADVFMGVEPCQVKEGAKVSETEVKEKVAKPDLVHQEAVDKEESYESSGEHESLTMESLKADEGKKETSPESSLIQDEIAIKLSVEIPCAPAVSEADAAPEEGADVQMEFIQLPKEESKETPDISITPSDVTEPLPEAVSAEPAEAQSEEEEIEARGEYDKLLFRSDTLQITDLGIPGVREEFVETCPGEHKGVIESVVTIEDDFITVVQTTTDEGESGSHSVRFAALEQPEVERRPSPHAEEELEVKEAAEAQAEPKDGSPEAPASPEREEVALSEYKTETYDDYKDETTIDDSIMDADSLWVDTQDDDRSIMTEQLETIPKEEKAEKEARRPSLEKHRKEKPFKTGRGRISTPERKIAKKEPSTVSRDEVRRKKAVYKKAELAKKTEVQAHSPSRKFILKPAIKYTRPTHLSCVKRKTTAAGGESTQAPSIFKQAKDKVSNSTLSKIPALQGSTKPPRCRPACPSTTKRATFSDSFLIRPTSEGSTDHLPYSESGKKDGVTKSPEKRSSLPRPSSILPPRRGVSGDRDENSFSLNSSISSSARRTTRSEPIRRAGKSGTSTPTTPGSTAITPGTPPSYSSRTPGTPGTPSYPRTPHTPGTPKSAILVPGEKKVAIIRTPPKSPATPKQLRLINQPLPDLKNVKSKIGSTDNIKYQPKGGQVRILNKKIDFSKVQSRCGSKDNIKHSAGGGNVQIVTKKIDLSHVTSKCGSLKNIRHRPGGGRVKIESVKLDFKEKAQAKVGSLDNAHHVPGGGNVKIDSQKLNFREHAKARVDHGAEIITQSPGRSSVASPRRLSNVSSSGSINLLESPQLATLAEDVTAALAKQGL